The proteins below come from a single Triticum aestivum cultivar Chinese Spring chromosome 5D, IWGSC CS RefSeq v2.1, whole genome shotgun sequence genomic window:
- the LOC123125689 gene encoding uncharacterized protein: MTGMTMAGASSPSKKSGLRGPRPQPLKVASAPPSSRPSTKKAHGGGAPVIVYEHTPKVVHARPHEFMTVVQRLTGKPAPAPALFPGYDVPGAPMEEGAGVGDPLLLTLGHGQHPPMAAGQLMSPGGFIFSPNTMQSIQELCSTPCAN; encoded by the coding sequence ATGACGGGGATGACTATGGCCGGCGCGTCGTCTCCCTCCAAGAAAAGCGGCCTCCGGGGGCCGCGGCCGCAGCCGCTGAAGGTGGCGTCGGCGCCGCCGTCCTCCAGGCCGTCGACCAAGAAGGCCCACGGTGGCGGTGCGCCGGTGATCGTCTACGAGCACACGCCCAAGGTCGTGCACGCGCGGCCGCACGAGTTCATGACCGTCGTGCAGCGGCTGACCGGCAAGCCGGCGCCGGCTCCGGCGCTGTTCCCTGGCTACGATGTCCCCGGAGCGCCTATGGAGGAGGGAGCTGGAGTAGGAGACCCGCTGCTGCTCACCCTTGGGCACGGGCAGCATCCGCCCATGGCGGCCGGGCAGCTCATGTCCCCCGGCGGCTTCATCTTCTCCCCCAACACCATGCAGTCCATCCAGGAGCTCTGCTCAACCCCTTGTGCTAATTGA